The Anas acuta chromosome Z, bAnaAcu1.1, whole genome shotgun sequence DNA window GGGTAACACGTACGACAAAGCTCCCTGGCCAGTCTGGGAAAAGTCCTATCCCAAGGCGATTCATGCAAAATCTGGGCAAAGGGttgggctgcccacagcctgGCTCCTACAGCTGTAGGGTGGGGGGATTAAAACCAGGGCCtcactgctgcttccttttaaaagtgcccccttTTCAGGGGTTTTCCTTTCTGGAAGCCACACAAAGGGCAGCACAACACAAAGGGATGATGGAGCTAGCTGGCATGACCAGGCTGGAAAACCGAGGGAAGCTGCTGGAGGACCTCACTCTGCAAGGGCAGCGCTGggggcagccaggctgggggacaGTCACCAAAAAGGGCACGTGGACAGGGATGGAGCTGCGTGTGTCCCACGCACAGGGCATCCCGGCTCTGAGCAGCAACAAGCCAGGGTGCCTCTGCTTTTGTAGGGCTGGTGGCAGGCAACAGACGTGTCCCAGGGCTGGCCACTATCCACCGTGCCGTGGCACTGGGAGAGGACAGGGTGCCGTGCCACCGTGGGCCACGTGCCCAAGAGGGACAGCTCTGGGTGTCTCCAGGCTGttttccctgcctcctcccaccccacagcGATGCTCACcttggctgcagggagcaggtggTTCCAGAAAGGGGCTCCCTTGGCGTCGGTGCTGCGGCAGGCTGTGGGCACCGGGTGGCACGGCAGGGCCCTCTTCTTCCTCGCCGGTGGGGACAGGCTCTCATCCTCGGAGCAGGAGTCAGCCACCACCtcaccagcaggcagcagcttccTTTTGGCCGGGCAGCTGCTGCCGCTGACCCGGCTGCTCCCGCAAGGTGTCTTCTCCAGGGAGCTCAGGCTGCCAGGCTCGGGGCTGAGCACCGCCTGCGGGGTCGGGGGCTCCTTGCACCCGTTGGCCGCCACTGGCCATTCCTCTCCTCCGCTAGCCCTGCTGCAGtgagcagggctgctccccggCTTTTCTCTCCTCCCAGCAGAGTCCAGCTGGGACGTTTGTGCAATATTGTGCAAATCAAGGTCAAGTAGGTTGTGGCCACTCGCCCGATCCCCGTTCTCCCCGCAGCCTGCGGGCTGATCCCCTGGCGGGACGGGACAACCGTCTCTCGTGTGCAAAGTACTGCAAGCCATGTGCTGAggccgggaggaggaggaggaggaggaggcatcCTGCGGCTTGTCCTCTCTGCTGGccttggggctggggctggggctgccctcgCAGCGGTGCTCCACCACCCGCAGCCCGCTATGGGAGAAGTGCTGGGCAGAGCCGCACAGGGAgagctcctccaccagcagACCGTCCTCGAAGGCATCGTCATCCTCCAGGGCAGCCTGCCCGGGGCCCCTCTCGCACTTGCCGTCCaccccccctccaccccagtGAGTTCGTTTGGGATCCCGCACCCCCTCCGGAGTTCGCTGCTCGGGGTATCCCCTCTTGACAGCCGGCCGGCTGCCCGCCCGCTGCTCCGTGCTCTCGGAGGAGCTGGAGAGATGGGAGAAGATGGAGACCTGGTAAACCTTCTGGCGCTTGATCTCTGTCTCGTTGTAGCCCATGAGGATGCCGTGGTGGGTGCAGCGCTGCGAGGAAGGCTCCAAGGCCGCCTCTCCGCTGGGTCGGGGCAGGCCGGAGTCGGCGCTGGGCTCCGGGGGCAGGGACGTCTCCGCGTGGATGTGCCGCATGGAGCCTCACTTGGCTGGGCCCCACGAGGAGCTGGAGCCAGGACAGCCCATGCAGCGGCAGGAGGGGGACAGTAAAGTGCCACAGGTGACAgtgggagggcagggcaggagctgggcccTCTCCCTCAGGATGTCCGAGCGAGCCTCCCGTTATGGGGTGCGCTGCAGCGCAGCATctggaaagagagaggagagaggtcAGCGGGGATCAGGGTCCTCGTCCTGCCTTCTGGACCCGTGGGAGGTGGGCAGCCCTGCTCGGACCTTCCTTCccggggaaggggagaggaaccAGCCCTGTGTGGGTTCTGCAGGGAACCCCACAGCATCACCCACCTGCAGGATCAGCGCTTCCCTCCTGGCCTGGGCACAGAGAGGAGTTTCCAGCTGGGCTGGAGGCTACAAGTCTGGGGACAAGCCCGTGCAAGTGAGGAGAAGGGGGCCTGCCCTCTGCCAGGGACCTGCTGTGCTCGTGCTGCTCTGGAGCACAGGAGTCAGGCAGGTCAGACCAGTCCCAGGGGCTCTGGACTGTAATCACCCCTCTGGGCAACAGCAGCCAGATCTCGGAGCACTTGCCAAAGAAACCAGCCCCAGCCGCATGCACTAAAGGAGGCAGGGTTGGCTTCGaggctgccagccccacagTGGGGACAGGAACGTGTCTGTGCCACCTGGGGGAACCTGAATTATTGTCACGGGTAGCTCTGCCAGCTTGGGCCAGAGTCCTGAAGCAGCTGGGTGGCAccaggggctgcagagcacaTCACAGGTGCCTGCACCATCCATCTCACCCATCCCTGCCCTCCTCGAGGGCTCAGCCTCCTTCATGCTACACAAGGCTTCTATTTCCACAAAGAGGCTAATGCTATCCTGGGCTGAATTCTGAGGAACAATGCCAGCAGGTCAGCAGGTCCCTGCTGCTGAGGCCACACCTGAGAGGGTCCAGTAAGGGGCCACTAAGATGATTAAGGcactggaacacctctcctgtgaaaaaaggctgagagctgggactgttcatcCTGGAGGGGAGAAGGCTGagccacctggacgtggtcctgggcaccctgctctgggtgtccctgcttgggcaggggtcccttcccacctcatcCCCTCTCTGAGGCTGTGTAACCCCCATGCTGCAGCCCACCCTGGCTGCCCCCACACTCACCCCTCTGCAGCAGAACCCCAGTGTGCTCCAGATCAACCTCCCCGTCCCGCCGTGGGCTGTCGTTGGCACAGCTCGCTGAAGACACCTGCCAGCCAGGCACCCCCCAGAAGCGGCGTGGCTGCCGTGGAATGGCTCCCACCATCACGGTGTGCCTCCGAACCTCTGCGCCGTCCTCTCCAGCTCTTCAGTCTCCACAGCAGCTCTGAGGGCAAAGAAAAGGGGAGATGCAGGAACAGTGAGGTTCAGAGGCTCGCcaagagcagggcaggaggctggaatcacagaatggtttgggttggaagggaccttaaagatcacccagttccaagcCCCCcgccacgggcagggacacctcccaccagaccaggctgcccaaagcctgGGGCTACCTGCCCGCAGGGTCACACAGAGAATTCAGTACTGAAGTTCAGCCTCTCCCAAATCCAAAGGTCACATGAATCTATAGGTCATCTCTAAAGTATTTTCACTTTACTTTCCATGTAAGCCACAAATACTTTAAGCTCAGCTGTAAACTCTCATATCTTGCTTGTCCTTTACACCCCTTTCGCTTGCCTTCCTGCGTGAAAACCTGTGTCTAGGAACAGATCCCTGCTTCTTTTTGGTGATCGTTCCACGGATCGTTCCAGGATCACTTGGAAGTGATCCTTCCAAGACACTGCAGATCACCAGCAGCCTCTGGGCCTCCAGCTAGCCACTGGGCTCATGCCCATCCACCCACAGTACAGGACACTTTCTGGCCCTAAGACAAGGAAAAGAGCTTGCAATTACCTTCCTCTGGTAGGAAATGCATGGTAGGGATGGCAGAAACCAGGAG harbors:
- the ATOSB gene encoding atos homolog protein B isoform X1, which translates into the protein MRHIHAETSLPPEPSADSGLPRPSGEAALEPSSQRCTHHGILMGYNETEIKRQKVYQVSIFSHLSSSSESTEQRAGSRPAVKRGYPEQRTPEGVRDPKRTHWGGGGVDGKCERGPGQAALEDDDAFEDGLLVEELSLCGSAQHFSHSGLRVVEHRCEGSPSPSPKASREDKPQDASSSSSSSRPQHMACSTLHTRDGCPVPPGDQPAGCGENGDRASGHNLLDLDLHNIAQTSQLDSAGRREKPGSSPAHCSRASGGEEWPVAANGCKEPPTPQAVLSPEPGSLSSLEKTPCGSSRVSGSSCPAKRKLLPAGEVVADSCSEDESLSPPARKKRALPCHPVPTACRSTDAKGAPFWNHLLPAAKSSEDCTAVGRRLKSGLRLKSRHLRSSPRRGTRSSAAPWATTTVSHALLGNFEESILKGRFAPSGRIEGFTAEIGASGSYCPQHATLPVDVTYFDISEHSAPSPFLGVIDLEALGKKGYSVPKAGTIQVTLFNPNKTVVKMFLVTYDFQDMPANHMTFLRHRIFLVPVGEEEGATVAPSEPPGTSPPRRVLCYLMHLRFHSSKSGKIYLHDDIRLLFSRKSIEVDSGIPYELKSFTEMPRNPCYSPWA
- the ATOSB gene encoding atos homolog protein B isoform X2, with protein sequence MRHIHAETSLPPEPSADSGLPRPSGEAALEPSSQRCTHHGILMGYNETEIKRQKVYQVSIFSHLSSSSESTEQRAGSRPAVKRGYPEQRTPEGVRDPKRTHWGGGGVDGKCERGPGQAALEDDDAFEDGLLVEELSLCGSAQHFSHSGLRVVEHRCEGSPSPSPKASREDKPQDASSSSSSSRPQHMACSTLHTRDGCPVPPGDQPAGCGENGDRASGHNLLDLDLHNIAQTSQLDSAGRREKPGSSPAHCSRASGGEEWPVAANGCKEPPTPQAVLSPEPGSLSSLEKTPCGSSRVSGSSCPAKRKLLPAGEVVADSCSEDESLSPPARKKRALPCHPVPTACRSTDAKGAPFWNHLLPAAKSSEDCTAVGRRLKSGLRLKSRHLRSSPRRGTRSSAAPWATTTVSHALLGNFEESILKGRFAPSGRIEGFTAEIGASGSYCPQHATLPVDVTYFDISEHSAPSPFLTLFNPNKTVVKMFLVTYDFQDMPANHMTFLRHRIFLVPVGEEEGATVAPSEPPGTSPPRRVLCYLMHLRFHSSKSGKIYLHDDIRLLFSRKSIEVDSGIPYELKSFTEMPRNPCYSPWA